The Culex pipiens pallens isolate TS chromosome 2, TS_CPP_V2, whole genome shotgun sequence DNA window cagtatcaaaaaccaaaaagtttgatacccatattgcccctactcttatggttcggcaaatgtccccccatcggaacatccgcggggcctccggccactcctggattatggccactactgccgaaatgtcaaatttcatgtccattatcaaaaaccataaagtttgatacccatattgccccaactcttacggtccggcaaatgtccccccatcggaacatccccggggcctccggccactccggtttatggccactactgccaaaatggcaaatttcatattcagtatcaaaaaccataaagtttgatacccatattgccccaactcttacggtccggcaaatgtccccccatcggaacatccgcggggcctccggccactccggattgtggccactactgccgaaatgtcaagtttcatatccagtatcaaaaaccaaaaagtttgatacccatattgcccctactcttatggttcggcaaatgtccccccatcggaacatccccggggcctccggccactccggattgtggccactactgccgaaatgtcaagtttcatatccagtatcaaaaaccaaaaagtttgatacccatattgcccctactcttatggttcggcaaatgtccccccatcggaacatccccggggcctccggccactccggattgtggccactactgccgaaatgtcaagtttcatatccagtatcaaaaaccaaaaagtttgatacccatattgccccaactcttacggtccggcaaatgtccccccatcggaacatccgcggggcctccggccactccggattgtggccactactgccgaaatgtcaagtttcatatccagtatcaaaaaccaaaaagtttgatacccatattgcccctactcttatggttcggcaaatgtccccccatcggaacatccccggggcctccggccactccggattgtggccactactgccgaaatgtcaagtttcatatccagtatcaaaaaccaaaaagtttgatacccatattgcccctactcttatggttcggcaaatgtccccccatcggaacatccccggggcctccggccactccggattgtggccactactgccgaaatgtcaagtttcatatccagtatcaaaaaccaaaaagtttgatacccatattgcccctactcttatggttcggcaaatgtccccccatcggaacatccccggggcctccggccactccggattgtggccactactgccgaaatgtcaagtttcatatccagtatcaaaaaccaaaaagtttgatacccatattgcccctactcttatggttcggcaaatgtccccccatcggaacatccgcggggcctccggccactccggattgtggccactactgccgaaatgtcaagtttcatatccagtatcaaaaaccaaaaagtttgatacccatattgcccctactcttatggttcggcaaatgtccccccatcggaacatccgcggggcctccggccactccggattcgtcgacgatccgaaaattatgaggtggagtgggggtgattttagatacatcaatctcacgtctctcgattgactgattgggaaacgttcgttcatccaaccagcgtgcaccaaaaagaggggaaatttgccgagaggggaattcgtcacgtaacgttttcgcttcgcgaaaattttggattgacaccacgtatagaaaccttaggacaaagttctttgtcaaaatcaaaaaaattctgCGAATAATGAAATTACACAACTTTTATTGCGGATTGCAAAGATTTTTAGACAAACCCCAAAGCTCTGCTTCAAATCGATGATAGCTTTTATCCTGGACACACTGGCTGTGCGTCGAATTAGgtgcaaaatttgtaatatttttctttaaatttgggtCTCTATCGACAAAATATGGctttaaaaattctccaaagTCATCTATATTCTATATCTAAGAtggcagaaaaaataaaattttagaggatttttaaatttttgaatcttaaaTTTGAGTTTCCTTTTGGTCGAACTTTAACATTTCGAGtctataaatatgttttgttatacagtccagactcgattattcaaagtttcGATTGTCccaagttcgattatccgaaggtttgtattggacttaagataatcgaatcatgacatttttttttcgcatttttttaattttcttgtttttaacatctaattcgagttctgcgacaccatttttttaaatgaaaaattgatttttttcgccattttggccgccatcctggattaaaaaaatctagatcatTTCAAACTAGTTTAAGCTTTACAATCATCATCTTAAgctttacaaacaaaaataagacaacgacaTTTGAAAGAGCTAGTCGTTGAATGTTGAATGCGCTCCTGTCTGATCTTCATCAAGACGTTACCGTCAGTGAACGCACACACGCAGCTAAAACTAACGAATGCCGAGCTCGACACGAAGGCACATGCTTTTTCTCCTTCTCTCGTTTTTCTCTTTGCTCTTTGTGCAGTGCGGTGACGGTggtgacagcaatcatttgaatgcagtTAAGGGGAAGGTGATCCgaatttcagttcaattcaAACGAACGAGCTCTGCGCGAGATGAATATCAAAGTCAGGTTGACAAAGTAAAGGCGGAGCGTCAGTCAGTCACCTTTCactaaacatttcgaatgttcaCAAGCCCTGCCTGATATACAGTTTTTACTAACTGCCTGTTCCAACCAATGAAACCataagttaaaaattaaatttcaactgCACTAATTATACAACAACTaacaaaaaacattcaaatcgcTTTTCCAGACTTCCTACCAGCACCAGCTTGATCGAGCTGCATTTCGAGAACGACTCGATCAAATCTCTCCTCACGGAACCTTTCGACAACTTCAAGAACTTGGAAGTCCTCTCCATTACCAACAATGCCCTTGCTTCACTCGATAAAGGTAAAATTATTATACATTACCATATTGTTTCAAAATGTAGAGAATCCCTTTTTCCAGACTTCTTCACCGCTCCCAACACCCTCCTGAAGCTGGACCTCTCCAACAACTCCCTAACCGCGGTAACGGCGCTAGAACGCGCGCACTTCCAAGCACTCGAGTCGATCGACTTATCGCACAACAAGCTAAAGGCCGTCTCGCATCAGCTGGTGCGCGCCCTGGAGTCCGTAAGCCTCGTCCGGCTAGAGGCGTGCGATATCTACAACTGGGACAGCGGCGATCGACCCACGCGCTGGCAAGTGCTCAATCTCAACCGGAACAAGCTGACCGTCGTTTCGGCGACCACGTTTGCCTCGTTGGAACGGCTGGAAGCGCTCTATCTGGCTTACAACGAAATTCAACACATTGATCCTCAGGCGTTTGAGGGGTTGAAGCTGTTGGAACGGCTAGATCTGTCGTACAATCACGTGACCAATCTGGAGGCTAATCTGGTCCTTCCGGAAGCCCTGACGATGGTCAACGTCGCCGGGAACGGCATGGAACGGTGGCCATTTgacaaaatttcccaaaacctcAGAATCCTGGAGATTCAGAACAACGCCATAACCGATTTGAGCACCGGCCAGCAAGTTTCCGTGATCATCCTGAACGCCAGCAACAATCGATTGGACACATTTGCCGGAGATTCATTCCCCGAGGTGACCGAACTGGATTTGTCGTTCAACGCGTTGACGGACGTTCCGCGCAACTTGGGCAAACAGTTGCGCACGTTGGTGCTCGATGGTAATCCCATGCAGAAGGTGTTCTTCGAGACGGAAGTGCCGCTGAGTTTGCTGTCGCTGAATTCTATGCCGGAGCTGACCGATTTGGATGCGTTTAGCTTTTGGAAGctgggtaatttttgtttactgaATACGTTAATccacaaataacaaaaatactatttttttttagtgggAGCTGAGTCGGAAAAGGAGCAGGACTGCGTTGAGATTCGGATCTCAAACTGTCCCAAGCTGCGGCATATCGATGCGAAGGCCTTTGAAGAGACGTCCATTTGTAAGGTAAGGTTGAGGAACGTCTCAGAAAACGGCAATTTtgagcaagcaaaaaaaacttatctagtacagggtgaccactcaaatcccattttaaaATCTCCgattttttcccgacttttccagaaactcaaataataggcatttcttatcttaaaatgatttgaaacaaaaaactctttataaaaaagtcaatatcaaccatcgaaaaaatatctatatgaattataacaaatcaaactattgacattttttttggtaaaaaacagAAACTTAATTATTCAGTTGGTTGAACATGATTTTACAAAGTTCCGCttttaattttgtgaatttttgcattggattttttaatcaatgttttattttattttcaatgaaaaattcagtTTGGTAAGTTTTCATGTTTCACCACTTATTTTATACGAAATGCTAAAAGAgacaaattgttaaaacatatttgcaataacttaaataaaaataacatgaatattttttttggcgatctcaattattttttcatgttttcaaaaagaaaataacttatttccattttttatattcaaagcgccgggaccgtggtgtaggggtaagcgtggttgcctcccacccagtcggcctgggtttgatcccagaaggtcccggaggcaaattttgagacgagatttgtctgaccactccttccgtcggacagggaagtaaatgttggccccggtttaACCTagtggttaggtcgttagctcagtccaggtgtaggagtcgtctccctgggtcctgcctcggtggagtcgcttgtaggcagttggactcaaaATCCAAAAGGTTGTCAGttggaatcccggggtggatggaaacttaggtgtaaaaagaggtttgcaattgcctcaacaatcaagccttcggacacctagtttcgagtaggaatctcgtaatcgagaacgctaaggcaatgctgtagagcgaataatttgatttttttttttatattcaaaacgaacaacgattggattttattcgatatttaagttttccgatggctaaaatcaagctttatctataaATTTACCCATGCTCACAGAAATCTCAatggaaatatttgcaaaataaaaatattggaaataactttaaatttaaaaaaatagttaaacaattaaaaacatttgcTACATTTGCTGGCCACAATCGTTAAaattaggctctatttttatatgagtttttcattaactttgttTTAAGATAGATGTTACCTCTTgtttgataaaataataaccGTCTCttgtttcatataaaaatatcatgAATTTTCTGTGTCATCCATCCAATATTTACCAGGAATTTAaggagttacatacatgtagaaaatcacaaaatttcattttacagaaaatttattaaatccacataAAAGAtggttttcaatcactcctgaaaggttcatgaagatatttcatgatttaactgagttagagacgattcaagctcagaattttgccatgcgcaaagccaactgtctaactttctgagcgtttttctctgaacaccaagttgatttacgggtgccaggatatctcgagatgggatggaccaaattggctgaaattttgggtgaagactcccaagacatgtcccgtgtgcatgacgaagccctattttgaaattttgaattttcaaaaaatacaaaaatcaaaaactgtcgatttttatatgaaaaacagaaaaatatttttatcttttttataaataaactttttgaaaatcggccttcgtcatgcacacgggaccggtttaatgagtcttcaccaaaattttgagccgatttggtcgaagcaatgttgagatatcgtggcacccgttttctaaaactgctaacttcaaatagctatatctcggcaatgatacaaccaaatgtcttcaaatatgttttgttaatagatgaaaatgtatattttaatgccccgaaaacagattttgaaaaagtttaattgtgtgctcaaacatttttgccgatttacatgtatgttacCCCTTAAGTGTCTTAAATAACCGCTTCATTCTCAAATAGATGGAAATAGTGGaaggaaccttaaatttaatgtAAGTTCTTATGGAAGAGTTGagtgaatgtaaatttaaaattgtacaaaacactaaaataattttcaagatttagaaaatattaaaaaaaagtatatttagtATTCCcgactatttgagaaaaatttccgactttttttagattttttggtgatttttgcgAATACCCGACTTTTTCTGACTTGAGTGTTCAccctataaaaaataaaattcgcaaaaattctaaaaaaattcaataaacccaaacacgccaaaaattattttcaatgcagaggaatgcattttgaaatcTAATTTGCTGCTTTCAAACGGcttacaacttaaaaaaaaatcattctccaGAAGAGACCATTTTCCTGAATACCATTTCTCAGAAATACATTCGCCAGGAAACTTTATGAGAATAAAAACGAAATGAATATTTTGTTGTctcttttaaattaataattaaatctaaaaatctttttaaaaagaaaaattaaagttattttcaaaatcttcaaatcttttgatgaagatgatcaaaaatcaaaacaaaaaaccaaacatagaaaacaaaaaacttaaatcaaCAATCAAAGAacggaaaacaaaaaagcaaaaattatacaaagataaacaataaaacaaaacataaaacagccagcaaaaaaaaaaaaaaaacaaaaacagaaatcaaaaaactaacaccacaaaacaaaacaaaagaccaaaaacagaaaacaaaaaaaaaaccaaagtaaaaaataaaacaacacaaaaaaaataaaagcagacaaaaaaatatcgaactacaaaaaaaaaaaacaaaataaaataaaactgagcaattccatgtcaaatagggaatcggttgtacccgaccctctccgattccaatgaaactttgtagacatgttatcctacgcttatataagccatttttgtgtatatgaagcca harbors:
- the LOC120414545 gene encoding protein artichoke-like; this encodes MHLFRIFALLIAVLVTTSARAEVLPVLEVCSVCRCLEDVEESTVAVECLGESLRHDQQRNNRLDLRGIVWPVAKDRNGTLKVRAYFADLELHYLPKLPTSTSLIELHFENDSIKSLLTEPFDNFKNLEVLSITNNALASLDKDFFTAPNTLLKLDLSNNSLTAVTALERAHFQALESIDLSHNKLKAVSHQLVRALESVSLVRLEACDIYNWDSGDRPTRWQVLNLNRNKLTVVSATTFASLERLEALYLAYNEIQHIDPQAFEGLKLLERLDLSYNHVTNLEANLVLPEALTMVNVAGNGMERWPFDKISQNLRILEIQNNAITDLSTGQQVSVIILNASNNRLDTFAGDSFPEVTELDLSFNALTDVPRNLGKQLRTLVLDGNPMQKVFFETEVPLSLLSLNSMPELTDLDAFSFWKLVGAESEKEQDCVEIRISNCPKLRHIDAKAFEETSICKLDLSYNQLTSIPQTLVNWDDLHGGINLQGNPLNCDCTEQWLVDVILPKLYDQEDLQYLLDDLRCASPANRAGKRLVKYLNHRDAFCGGGGSSSGGPRMERLQMESGSRRPSAAIAVDSSDEIAQAGFLSRIICSVDDPDCLHAHEGHGLVALGVIVAVTLILAITMVVILVVRRLRPNPPVSSDGVWLMRSKY